In Paraburkholderia bryophila, a single genomic region encodes these proteins:
- a CDS encoding penicillin-binding protein activator LpoB, with amino-acid sequence MYGIKQLARTSAWCVAATTLALLVSACGTVRQTSGPTLSRGDKVAVVSIANYTETPDAGHSAESIAANTLRAGGIADVRIAPADASRNAMFDTTQRGDGDKALDWARSQNARYVLSGAVEEWRYKTGVDGEPVVGVTFELIDVSNGAVVWSATGTRTGWSRSGLSSVASSLIAKVLSPLQARQ; translated from the coding sequence ATGTACGGCATCAAACAATTGGCTCGAACCAGCGCCTGGTGTGTCGCGGCAACCACGCTGGCCCTGCTCGTGAGCGCTTGCGGCACGGTCCGTCAGACCTCGGGTCCGACGCTTTCGCGCGGCGACAAAGTGGCGGTGGTGTCGATCGCCAACTACACTGAAACGCCGGACGCCGGTCACAGCGCCGAGTCGATCGCGGCCAACACGCTGCGCGCCGGCGGCATTGCGGACGTGCGTATTGCGCCGGCCGATGCCAGCCGCAACGCGATGTTCGACACGACGCAACGCGGCGACGGCGACAAGGCGCTCGACTGGGCGCGCTCGCAGAATGCCCGTTACGTGCTCTCGGGCGCCGTCGAAGAATGGCGTTACAAGACCGGCGTGGACGGCGAGCCGGTGGTCGGCGTGACGTTCGAACTGATCGACGTGTCGAACGGCGCCGTGGTGTGGAGCGCGACGGGTACGCGCACCGGCTGGAGCCGCTCGGGTCTGTCGAGCGTGGCGAGCTCGCTGATCGCCAAGGTGCTGTCGCCGTTGCAGGCGCGTCAGTAA
- a CDS encoding tetratricopeptide repeat protein, whose protein sequence is MVDTRPRIAPTWLVLLLAGVVLVTLYLVHPRGGLRSRMTSTDAPSDLSIAYLEAWLRVQPDNAEILSVLGTQYVRLGRNEDARRIAVRMAAMPSEAMRRAAQLLRLTVDTREIFALPVNDPERDAALVRLRAQLANAAALSWSTDDLQVLAEMAASVSAQQLAEQLYARLAVQDPAQQTRWNREVVRFAMYGGDYRGAADGWFRLQANAATFDAQRQCFIEGIRALQSGNLLDDALAAAEQHGAAFAHDHETLIVLLNLARAAHRPDLVDRYAKALAGYAQAQPDNGGALRLVAFIREREQLDGSQQPYAYMDGPQAGSGRVMRIGTHGRDAHVVRVAAAVNATGASSVATASGTSAASSAPVAAASSSAAASGTDVQGLLYQSFLESNDLPNAQRVATEQIQKNPGSAIWAKRLAQVAEWNHASPLALQMWLVYAQVTQDPDGWKNVMRLAPMLNDDNAYLAALIQASNAAPGDLKLLDSVVATYERLGRPDDALAFLRGRQHNSPAEAIDSRLGLLAERSGHDDEALTYYRKLNQLYPDNTQYALRTASMLYRHGDYKGALNALLAARKGAKDNDVLFWRNAAQLARLLQRDDMANDAYKHLLASNQATPEDLSAMTYFYDAYPIDAARTSELQFRRDQSLLALQGAIHYYTIAEQFDRVAQLLASLSPAQLSAAERDPAFLQARAEYYLEVDRPYDALHDLQAAATLPGATLELRAALLWTLVDYGSGAQLRDAVAEWRDAPAQAPALWGPLAAALMRLNRPEAALKYLRLQSASMSRDPLWQLTYAEAQEMAGRADRAWSIRRNVWRQMQQEGVDIRANNAAGQVALRTRTSQGGDVREQLLGRRVTLASIFENGDVSKAFLTDLLASDAGRNDHTEVRRTLLGDTPGLPPAQLKPAKATAAATAAPDQARLTSSVARDVALAWAMSQEANPLAKRWLARQYASVLLQPSEQLIAIALAENDKPAMERLLDQQGSHLPLYNRIDASIEVDRPGAAEDLSFQGLEGAPDDSEMHSRLQQTALSWPQSLDATVTSYVEHPLDYIEQTLAGSIKVADLYMVGVTGVQRFQHSTDASQLTEVPAIDRSVEFFARRQTYDTAFQVSAGRREALDSFYTVAVGAEWGRNSPLSFELKAGRNQTALESQALQIGGMKDNVIGTVTYHATQHLYATGTVEADRFYSQARHYLGSGVLSTGEIGYRIRTNYPDYTIRLIGAHGDYSASGAADGLISRLIPVAAGPATAASFVPQTYSQYGLFFGFGNDLIDQYTRAWRPFLDVGMLHDTLQGWGPEVSLGLAGTVFGGDHAAVFFSHQRVSRLGTPVTQIGARYSWFY, encoded by the coding sequence GTGGTTGATACCCGCCCCCGCATCGCGCCGACCTGGCTCGTCCTGCTGCTCGCGGGTGTCGTACTGGTGACGCTGTACCTCGTGCATCCGCGCGGTGGTTTGCGTAGCCGGATGACCTCGACCGACGCGCCGAGCGATCTGAGCATTGCTTATCTGGAAGCCTGGCTGCGCGTGCAGCCCGATAACGCCGAGATTCTGTCGGTGCTCGGCACGCAATACGTGCGGCTGGGCCGCAACGAAGACGCGCGCCGGATCGCCGTGCGCATGGCGGCCATGCCGTCCGAGGCGATGCGCCGCGCGGCGCAGTTGCTGCGTCTGACCGTCGATACGCGCGAGATTTTTGCGCTGCCCGTCAACGACCCGGAGCGTGACGCCGCGCTAGTGCGTCTGCGCGCGCAGCTCGCGAATGCGGCCGCGCTGTCGTGGTCGACCGACGACCTGCAGGTGCTGGCCGAGATGGCCGCATCGGTGAGTGCGCAACAACTCGCTGAGCAACTGTATGCGCGCCTTGCGGTCCAGGATCCGGCGCAGCAAACGCGCTGGAACCGCGAAGTGGTGCGGTTCGCGATGTACGGCGGCGATTATCGCGGCGCGGCCGACGGCTGGTTCCGTCTTCAGGCGAACGCGGCGACCTTCGACGCGCAGCGGCAATGCTTTATCGAAGGCATCCGGGCGCTGCAGTCGGGCAATCTGCTCGACGACGCGCTTGCCGCCGCCGAGCAGCACGGCGCGGCCTTTGCCCACGATCACGAGACGCTGATCGTCTTGCTGAATCTGGCGCGCGCGGCGCATCGGCCGGACCTGGTCGATCGTTACGCGAAGGCGCTGGCCGGCTATGCGCAGGCTCAGCCGGACAACGGCGGTGCGCTGCGGCTGGTCGCGTTCATCCGCGAGCGCGAGCAGCTGGATGGCTCGCAACAGCCGTACGCTTATATGGACGGTCCGCAAGCCGGTTCCGGCCGGGTGATGCGGATCGGCACGCACGGCCGTGACGCGCATGTTGTGCGAGTGGCCGCAGCGGTGAATGCTACGGGTGCTTCGTCTGTTGCTACGGCATCGGGCACGAGCGCGGCATCCTCTGCGCCGGTGGCCGCCGCGTCGAGCTCCGCCGCCGCATCGGGGACCGACGTCCAGGGCCTGCTGTATCAGTCGTTCCTCGAATCGAACGATTTGCCGAACGCGCAGCGCGTGGCGACCGAACAGATCCAGAAGAATCCGGGCTCGGCGATCTGGGCCAAACGTCTCGCTCAGGTCGCCGAATGGAATCATGCGTCGCCGCTCGCCTTGCAGATGTGGCTCGTCTACGCGCAGGTCACGCAGGATCCGGACGGCTGGAAAAACGTGATGCGCCTCGCGCCGATGCTCAACGACGACAACGCCTATCTGGCGGCGTTGATTCAGGCGTCGAATGCGGCTCCCGGCGATCTGAAGCTGCTCGATTCGGTGGTCGCGACCTACGAGCGTCTCGGTCGTCCTGACGACGCGCTGGCTTTCCTGCGCGGCCGTCAACACAATTCGCCGGCCGAAGCGATCGATTCCCGCCTGGGGCTGCTCGCCGAGCGCTCCGGTCACGACGACGAAGCGCTGACCTATTACCGCAAGCTGAATCAGCTCTATCCGGACAACACGCAATACGCGCTGCGCACGGCGAGCATGCTGTATCGCCACGGCGACTACAAAGGTGCGCTCAACGCACTCCTCGCGGCACGCAAGGGGGCGAAAGACAACGACGTGCTGTTCTGGCGCAATGCCGCGCAACTCGCGCGTCTTCTGCAACGCGACGACATGGCGAACGACGCGTACAAGCATCTGTTGGCAAGCAATCAGGCGACACCCGAAGACCTGAGCGCAATGACGTACTTCTATGACGCATATCCGATCGATGCGGCTCGCACGTCCGAACTGCAATTCCGTCGCGACCAGTCGCTGCTCGCGCTGCAGGGGGCGATTCACTATTACACCATCGCGGAGCAGTTCGATCGCGTCGCGCAGTTGCTGGCGAGCCTGTCGCCCGCGCAACTGAGCGCGGCCGAACGCGATCCGGCTTTCCTGCAGGCGCGGGCCGAATATTATCTCGAGGTCGACCGTCCGTACGACGCGCTACACGACCTGCAGGCCGCCGCGACGCTGCCCGGCGCCACGCTGGAGCTGCGCGCCGCATTGCTGTGGACGCTGGTCGACTACGGCAGCGGAGCGCAACTGCGCGACGCGGTGGCCGAGTGGCGCGACGCGCCCGCCCAGGCGCCCGCCTTGTGGGGGCCGCTGGCCGCCGCGCTGATGCGTTTGAACCGGCCGGAAGCGGCGCTCAAGTATCTGCGCCTGCAGTCGGCCTCCATGTCACGCGATCCGCTCTGGCAACTGACCTACGCGGAAGCGCAGGAGATGGCCGGCCGCGCCGATCGTGCGTGGTCGATCCGGCGCAATGTCTGGCGCCAGATGCAGCAGGAAGGGGTCGACATCCGCGCCAACAACGCGGCGGGTCAGGTCGCGTTGCGCACACGGACGTCGCAGGGCGGGGACGTGCGCGAACAGTTGCTCGGCCGCCGCGTGACGCTCGCCTCGATCTTCGAAAACGGCGATGTGTCGAAGGCGTTCCTGACCGATCTGCTCGCCTCCGACGCCGGTCGCAACGACCACACCGAGGTGCGCCGCACGCTGCTCGGCGATACGCCGGGCCTGCCGCCCGCGCAACTCAAGCCGGCGAAAGCGACCGCGGCGGCGACGGCGGCGCCGGATCAGGCGCGTCTGACTTCGTCGGTGGCGCGCGATGTGGCGCTGGCCTGGGCGATGTCTCAAGAAGCGAATCCGCTGGCGAAGCGCTGGCTGGCTCGCCAGTACGCGTCCGTGCTGCTGCAGCCTTCGGAGCAACTGATCGCGATCGCGCTAGCCGAGAACGACAAGCCCGCCATGGAGCGTCTGCTGGATCAACAAGGCTCGCACTTGCCGCTCTACAACCGGATCGACGCGTCGATCGAGGTCGACCGTCCAGGCGCGGCCGAAGATCTCTCGTTTCAGGGACTCGAAGGCGCTCCTGACGATTCGGAAATGCATAGCCGCTTGCAGCAGACCGCGCTGAGCTGGCCGCAATCGCTCGATGCCACGGTCACGAGCTATGTCGAGCATCCGCTCGACTACATCGAACAAACGCTCGCGGGCAGCATCAAGGTGGCCGATCTGTACATGGTCGGCGTGACGGGTGTGCAGCGCTTCCAGCATTCGACCGATGCCTCGCAGCTCACCGAGGTCCCGGCAATCGATCGCTCGGTGGAGTTTTTCGCCCGCCGGCAAACCTACGACACGGCCTTCCAGGTGAGCGCGGGCCGTCGCGAGGCACTCGACAGCTTCTACACCGTCGCGGTGGGCGCGGAGTGGGGCAGAAACTCGCCGCTGTCGTTCGAGCTCAAGGCCGGCCGTAACCAGACGGCGCTGGAATCGCAGGCGCTGCAGATCGGCGGCATGAAGGACAACGTGATCGGCACGGTCACCTATCACGCGACGCAGCACCTGTATGCGACCGGCACCGTCGAAGCCGACCGTTTCTATAGTCAGGCGCGTCACTACCTCGGCAGCGGTGTGCTGTCGACGGGCGAGATCGGCTATCGGATTCGCACCAACTACCCCGACTACACGATACGGCTGATCGGCGCGCACGGCGACTACAGCGCCAGCGGCGCGGCCGACGGCCTGATTTCGCGGCTGATTCCGGTGGCCGCCGGTCCCGCCACCGCGGCGTCGTTCGTCCCCCAGACGTACTCGCAATACGGGCTTTTCTTCGGTTTCGGCAACGATCTGATCGATCAGTACACGCGCGCGTGGCGGCCGTTTCTCGACGTCGGCATGCTGCACGACACGCTCCAGGGCTGGGGGCCGGAAGTCAGCCTTGGGCTCGCTGGCACCGTGTTCGGCGGCGACCATGCGGCAGTCTTTTTCTCACATCAGCGCGTGTCGCGTCTCGGCACGCCGGTGACCCAGATCGGCGCGCGTTATAGCTGGTTTTACTGA
- a CDS encoding polysaccharide deacetylase family protein, whose amino-acid sequence MKKRTGTRAGGNSRKVAERTGERFLRRTLIAVLLGSSAVAPLGVHLQAAPLSSASAAAGVATAPPNLAFFYAANPPVGELQAFDAVVVDPATGFEPLAHPLRHTTWIARTTAGEPGESSEAFIARQVEPLWRRGYRGFLLETPVAIAAAARIRETHPDARLVAGGADVTQAALPYAKSLYAVVGDSLVRGLDDSGRPLEVPEAQRADRLAKARAFTQQTGVPVVSVEYCARNDRQCARETAARVVAAGMVPYVTSRGRDVVGIGRIEVMPRKILVVQDRDTKEPLDLSAGVRDLATPLNYMGYDVEYADFSSRLPDTISPDRYAGVVAWIQRGAAPDPEAWQRWVAARMADHVPIAFLGQFGFDAAGSGGAALDLQDVSGTLTAPVSVVKSDPMVGFEINPKPEPRDLLGVRVGPRSQSLLRISANGVLVDQIALTPWGGYALSPYTVASLDSIEQERWAIQPMAFMKAALHLQDLPSPSVTTENGRRLFMSHVDGDGFASRAEFPGPDYSGEALYQQIFSRYKVPMTLSVIEGEVGAKGLHADISPRLEEIARKMFALPNVEIGTHTYSHPFQWEHVDNKTGAQVDVGGGDAAFSLNIPGYKFNIDREITGSIDYINSRLAPPGKKTVVLQWSGDCQPPAFVVRKVYEAGVYNFNGGDTVITKSANSWTNIAPIGVDKGPGAYQVYAPNQDENVYTNDWQGPFYGFTRVLETYAMTDRPLRFKPIDVYYHMYSGTKVASLRALDQIFSTVLKQPVLPVYVTEYIRKVLDWRTFAVAKEVGSQGGWVVRGDGSVRELHWPQTARPSLDAAQGVTGFSNGPDGTYIHIDDGSARFALGGAASVPYIAEANGFVRNFRRTPQGMHFEFAGHYLPFVKLANAQSCRISINNQPVAARRDGDFLRFDTPADIGPKLNYLSVEAACG is encoded by the coding sequence ATGAAGAAGCGGACCGGGACACGGGCCGGCGGGAATTCTCGCAAGGTAGCTGAACGAACCGGCGAACGGTTTCTCCGGCGTACCTTGATTGCAGTGCTACTTGGCTCGAGCGCCGTTGCCCCGCTTGGCGTTCACCTCCAGGCCGCGCCTTTGTCGTCGGCATCGGCCGCCGCTGGCGTTGCCACGGCCCCGCCGAATCTCGCTTTCTTCTACGCGGCCAATCCGCCGGTCGGCGAACTGCAGGCATTCGATGCCGTCGTGGTCGACCCCGCCACCGGTTTCGAGCCGCTGGCTCATCCGCTGCGTCATACCACGTGGATCGCGCGCACTACGGCCGGCGAGCCCGGTGAGTCATCCGAAGCTTTTATCGCCCGTCAGGTCGAGCCGCTCTGGCGGCGTGGCTATCGTGGATTCCTGCTCGAGACGCCGGTCGCCATCGCCGCGGCCGCGCGCATTCGTGAGACGCATCCGGATGCACGGCTGGTCGCTGGTGGCGCCGATGTCACGCAGGCCGCGCTGCCGTATGCGAAATCGCTGTACGCGGTGGTCGGGGACTCGCTAGTCCGCGGACTGGACGATAGCGGCCGCCCGCTCGAGGTGCCTGAAGCGCAACGCGCGGATCGCCTGGCGAAGGCCCGCGCCTTCACCCAGCAGACCGGCGTGCCGGTCGTGTCGGTCGAGTACTGCGCGCGCAACGACCGTCAGTGCGCCCGCGAAACCGCGGCTCGCGTGGTCGCGGCCGGCATGGTTCCTTACGTGACCAGCCGGGGGCGCGACGTGGTCGGCATCGGCAGGATCGAAGTGATGCCGCGCAAGATTCTCGTGGTTCAGGACCGTGACACCAAAGAACCGCTCGACTTGAGCGCCGGTGTGCGCGACCTGGCCACGCCGCTCAATTACATGGGCTACGACGTCGAATACGCCGACTTCTCGTCGCGTCTGCCGGACACCATTTCGCCGGATCGTTATGCCGGCGTGGTCGCGTGGATCCAGCGCGGCGCGGCGCCCGATCCCGAAGCCTGGCAACGCTGGGTCGCCGCGCGTATGGCGGACCATGTGCCAATCGCGTTTCTCGGCCAGTTCGGTTTCGACGCTGCCGGTTCGGGCGGCGCGGCGCTCGATCTGCAAGACGTGAGCGGCACGCTGACCGCGCCGGTCTCGGTGGTCAAGAGCGATCCCATGGTCGGCTTCGAAATCAATCCGAAACCCGAGCCGCGCGATTTGCTGGGTGTGCGCGTCGGACCGCGCAGCCAGTCGCTGCTGCGCATCTCGGCCAATGGCGTGCTGGTCGACCAGATCGCGCTCACACCGTGGGGCGGTTACGCACTGAGCCCTTACACCGTGGCCTCGCTCGACAGCATCGAGCAGGAACGCTGGGCGATTCAGCCAATGGCGTTCATGAAAGCCGCGCTGCATCTGCAAGACCTTCCGTCGCCGAGCGTCACGACCGAGAACGGCCGCCGCCTGTTCATGTCGCATGTCGACGGCGACGGCTTTGCGTCGCGCGCCGAATTCCCCGGTCCCGATTATTCGGGCGAGGCGCTCTACCAGCAGATTTTCAGCCGCTATAAGGTGCCGATGACGCTGTCGGTCATTGAAGGCGAGGTTGGCGCGAAGGGATTGCATGCGGATATTTCGCCGCGCCTCGAAGAGATCGCCCGCAAGATGTTCGCGCTGCCGAACGTCGAGATCGGCACGCACACGTATTCGCATCCTTTCCAATGGGAACATGTCGACAACAAGACCGGCGCCCAGGTGGATGTTGGGGGCGGCGATGCGGCGTTTTCGCTGAATATTCCGGGGTATAAATTCAATATCGACCGTGAGATCACCGGTTCGATCGACTACATCAATTCGCGTCTTGCGCCGCCCGGCAAGAAGACCGTGGTGCTGCAATGGTCCGGCGATTGCCAGCCGCCCGCGTTCGTCGTGCGCAAGGTGTATGAGGCCGGCGTCTATAACTTCAACGGCGGCGACACCGTCATCACGAAGTCGGCCAACAGTTGGACCAATATCGCGCCGATCGGCGTCGACAAAGGGCCGGGCGCCTATCAGGTTTATGCGCCGAACCAGGATGAGAACGTCTACACGAACGACTGGCAAGGCCCGTTCTATGGCTTTACGCGCGTACTCGAAACCTACGCGATGACGGACCGTCCGCTGCGTTTCAAACCGATCGACGTCTACTACCACATGTACAGCGGCACGAAGGTAGCGTCGTTGCGCGCGCTCGACCAGATCTTCTCGACGGTGCTCAAGCAGCCCGTATTGCCGGTGTATGTGACCGAGTACATCCGCAAGGTGCTGGACTGGCGCACTTTTGCCGTGGCGAAAGAGGTGGGTTCGCAAGGCGGCTGGGTGGTGCGTGGCGACGGCTCGGTGCGCGAGCTGCATTGGCCGCAGACCGCCAGACCGTCGCTTGATGCGGCGCAGGGCGTGACCGGTTTCTCTAACGGTCCCGACGGCACCTATATCCATATCGACGACGGCAGTGCGCGCTTCGCGCTCGGCGGCGCGGCGAGCGTGCCGTATATCGCCGAAGCCAACGGTTTCGTGCGCAATTTCCGCCGCACGCCGCAGGGTATGCATTTTGAATTTGCCGGTCATTATCTGCCGTTCGTCAAGCTGGCGAACGCGCAGTCGTGCCGGATCAGCATCAACAACCAGCCGGTCGCGGCCCGTCGCGACGGTGATTTCCTGCGTTTCGACACGCCGGCCGACATCGGCCCGAAACTGAACTATCTGTCAGTCGAGGCCGCCTGTGGTTGA
- a CDS encoding spherulation-specific family 4 protein, which yields MKKIQGLGTLGVAVQESNETNRRTTHVGKALKRATLMACLVTGCLHGTAFAGTTAALALVVPSYFNATKSVADWNSMVTSAHQVSTTAILNPDNGPGATTDPNYAAATAKVRAAGGKVVGYVHTSYGKRSLSAVVADINAYVALYKVDGFFIDEMSNDSKIAHIQYYQSLYNYIKGLNATYSVTANPGTNIPELYASLPTADTFVVFESTAKAYAKYEPLSWQAAYPKTRFIHMVYSATAAQMPGIVQYASTHGAGGVYVTSLGGSNPYKALPPYWSAEVTNAIAP from the coding sequence ATGAAAAAAATCCAGGGGTTGGGCACGCTCGGCGTTGCGGTTCAGGAATCCAACGAAACGAACCGCCGCACGACACACGTCGGCAAAGCGCTGAAACGGGCCACGCTGATGGCCTGCCTGGTAACCGGTTGTCTGCACGGCACGGCATTCGCGGGCACCACCGCCGCGCTCGCTCTGGTGGTGCCTTCCTACTTCAACGCGACAAAAAGCGTGGCCGACTGGAACAGCATGGTCACCTCGGCTCACCAGGTATCGACCACCGCCATCCTGAATCCGGACAACGGCCCCGGCGCCACCACGGACCCGAACTACGCGGCGGCGACGGCCAAGGTTCGCGCGGCGGGCGGCAAGGTGGTCGGCTATGTGCACACGTCGTATGGCAAGCGCTCGCTCTCCGCGGTCGTGGCCGATATCAATGCGTATGTCGCGCTTTACAAGGTCGACGGCTTCTTTATCGACGAGATGTCGAACGACAGCAAAATCGCTCACATCCAGTACTACCAGTCGCTGTACAACTACATCAAAGGCCTGAACGCGACCTACTCGGTGACCGCCAATCCGGGCACCAACATTCCGGAGCTTTACGCGAGCTTGCCGACGGCGGACACGTTCGTCGTTTTCGAAAGCACCGCCAAGGCTTACGCGAAATACGAGCCGTTGAGCTGGCAGGCGGCGTATCCGAAGACCCGCTTCATCCACATGGTGTATAGCGCGACGGCCGCGCAAATGCCGGGCATCGTGCAATACGCGAGCACGCACGGCGCGGGCGGCGTGTACGTGACCTCGCTGGGCGGCTCCAATCCTTATAAGGCCTTGCCGCCCTACTGGAGCGCCGAAGTCACGAACGCCATCGCGCCGTGA